In Chelonia mydas isolate rCheMyd1 chromosome 10, rCheMyd1.pri.v2, whole genome shotgun sequence, a single window of DNA contains:
- the TLNRD1 gene encoding talin rod domain-containing protein 1: MASGGSGKSISEVSSSAVPSSSSLQRKKLVSICDHCKIKMQLVADLLLLSSETRPVNTESLSVFGESFEKCRDTIIARTKGLSILTHDVQSQLNMGRFGEVGDSLVEMGDLVVSLTECSAHAAYLAAVETPGAQPALPGLVDRYKVTRCRHEVEHGCGILKNTPLADMSPQLLLEVSQNMSKNLKFLTDACVLASEKSKDRFAKEQFKLSVKCMSTSASALLACVKEVKTSPSELTRNRCVLFSGPLVQSVYALVGFATEPQFLGKAATINPEGKAVQTAILGGAMSVVSACVLLTQCLRDIAQHPESSTKMTDYRERLRNSACAVSEGCNLLSQALRERSSPRTLPPVNSNSVN, from the coding sequence ATGGCTAGCGGTGGCTCTGGCAAGTCCATTAGCGAGGTGTCCAGCAGCGCCGTCCCCAGCAGCAGCTCGCTGCAGAGGAAGAAACTCGTCTCAATCTGCGACCACTGCAAGATCAAGATGCAACTGGTGGCGGATCTGCTCCTGCTGTCCAGCGAGACCAGGCCGGTGAACACCGAGAGCCTCTCGGTCTTCGGGGAGTCCTTCGAGAAGTGCAGGGACACGATCATTGCCAGGACCAAGGGGCTCTCCATCCTGACCCACGATGTCCAGAGCCAGCTCAACATGGGGCGCTTCGGGGAAGTGGGGGACAGCCTGGTGGAGATGGGGGACCTGGTGGTCTCCCTCACTGAGTGCTCTGCCCATGCTGCCTACCTGGCTGCCGTGGAGACCCCAGGGGCTCAGCCTGCCCTGCCCGGCTTGGTGGATCGCTACAAGGTGACCAGATGCAGGCATGAGGTGGAGCATGGCTGTGGGATCTTAAAAAACACCCCTTTGGCAGACATGAGCCCTCAGCTCCTGCTGGAGGTTTCCCAGAACATGTCCAAGAACTTGAAATTCCTGACAGACGCCTGTGTCTTGGCCAGTGAGAAATCCAAGGATAGGTTTGCCAAGGAGCAGTTCAAACTCAGCGTCAAGTGCATGAGCACCAGCGCCTCTGCCCTCCTGGCATGTGTCAAGGAGGTCAAGACTTCACCCAGTGAGCTGACCAGGAACCGGTGCGTCTTGTTCAGTGGACCCTTGGTGCAATCTGTCTATGCTCTGGTGGGCTTTGCCACTGAGCCCCAGTTTTTGGGTAAAGCTGCCACCATTAATCCAGAGGGCAAAGCTGTGCAAACTGCCATTCTAGGAGGGGCCATGAGCGTGGTATCTGCTTGCGTGCTCCTGACCCAATGCCTCAGGGATATAGCCCAACACCCAGAAAGTAGCACCAAAATGACAGATTACAGGGAAAGGTTGAGGAACTCGGCTTGCGCCGTCTCAGAAGGTTGCAACCTGCTATCTCAGGCACTAAGAGAACGATCTTCACCCAGGACTTTACCGCCAGTGAACTCCAATTCTGTGAATTAA